CAGCAGCTCGATGAGCGTAAACGCGGTTGAACCGCCCCGACGGCGGGGAGAGGAAAATGATGGCATGGTGTCACTCCCAGTTGCTAAACCTTGTGCCTCTTCACGCTGAGTTATTCGTAGAAACATCATTTCTTCAGGTCAATACCCGACGGAGCGGCGGGTCTTACAAAAAGCGGAAAAAGGCGAGGTGTACACCTTTTGGCATGGAGTGCTCAGCGGGCCGGGGGGACATTGTGCGAGGGCGGATCAGTAAACCGACGCCATGGGCGGAAGCAGCACTCGTTGTGCCAGAGTAGGTTCTGGAGACGGGAACGGCAGGAGGGAAAAGGGCGCTTCCTCACCGCCGAGGGACCGAAGGAGTTTCTGGCACAGGCTTTGCCGAATGTTGCTTGACCTCGGAGTGTGGTATGGTGGGTCCGGTGGGGTGACTGAGGGCAGTGAGTCTAACAGCACGTGCGCGGCTGGGGAGGGGACGTGATGGCAAGCCGCTGGATTCGCTGGTTTCGGGAGCTGAGTTTGTCCGATGTCGGGTTGGTGGGCGGAAAGAATGCCTCGCTGGGGGAGTTGTATCGGGAGTTGACGCCGGTGGGGGTGCGGGTGCCCAATGGCTTCGCGGTGACCGCGGAGGCATACCGGCATTTCCTGCGGGTCCATCAGTTGGAAGAGGTCATCCAGCGGGAGCTGGCCGGTTTGGACACCCGCCATTTGGAGGAACTGGCGGAGCGCGGGCGGCGGATTCGTGAGGCGATCCTGAGCCGGCCGTTGCCGCCGGAGCTGGCCGGAGAGATCGTGGAAGCCTACCGGTCCTTGTGCCAGGAAGCCGGGGCGGAGATCGAGGTGGCGGTACGCTCCAGCGCGACGGCGGAGGACCTGCCCACAGCGAGCTTCGCGGGGCAGCAGGAGTCGTATCTGAACATCCGCGGGGAACGGGGCGTGCTGGAGGCGGTCCAGCGCTGCATGGCGTCGTTGTTCACCGACCGGGCGATTTCCTACCGCGTGGACCGGGGCTTCGAGCACATGGCGGTGGCGCTGTCCGTGGGGGTGCAGCGGATGGTCCGCTCGGACCTGGCCTGCGCCGGCGTGCTGTTCACGCTGGACACCGAGAGCGGCTTTACTGACGTGGTGCTCATCCACAGTGCCTGGGGCCTGGGCGAAAGCGTGGTCAAGGGACGGGTCGACCCGGACGAGTACATGGTGTTCAAGCCGACCCTGCGGGCTGGTTTCCGTCCGATCCTCAAGCGGAGCATCGGGGCCAAGCAAGAGCGGCTGATCTATCGCCGCGGCGGGGGGACCAAGGCGGTGCCGACCCCGCCGGAGGAGCGCGAACGCCTGACGCTCCAGGACGAGGAAGTGCTCACCCTGGCCCGCTGGGGATGCCTGATTGAGGAGCACTATTCCCGGCGGCAAGGGCACTGGGTGGGCATGGACCTGGAGTGGGCCAAGGATGGCCGCAGCGGCGAGCTATTCATCGTGCAGGCCCGCCCGGAGACGGTGCATACCCGCCGGCCACACTTGCAGCGGGAAGTCTACCATCTGGAACAGAAAGGACGCCTCCTGCTCCAGGGGCGCAGCGTCGGGGAAAAAATCGGGGCCGGAACGGTGCGGGTCATCCGCGATGTCCACGAATTGTCCCAGTTCCAACCCGGCGAGGTCCTCGTGGCAGATATGACCGACCCGGATTGGGAACCGACGATGAAGATGGCGGCGGCCATTGTCACCAATCGCGGGGGGCGGACCTGCCATGCGGCCATCGTCAGCCGGGAGATCGGCGTGCCGTGCGTCGTAGGGACTGGCACCGCCACGCAGCAGCTCCGCACCGGCCAGGAGGTGACCGTCTCCTGCGCGGAAGGGGAAGTGGGCAAGGTGTACGACGGCCGCCTGGCCTTCCGCAAAGAGATGCTCGACCTGCAAACCTTGCCGCAGCCCAAAACGCGCGTGCTGGTGAACATCGGCGACCCGGACCAGGCGCTGGCCCTCTCCTTCCTCCCCGTGCAAGGCGTCGGCCTGGCTCGCATCGAATTCATCATTTCCAGCGCCATCCAGGTCCATCCGCTGGCTTTGACCCGCTTCGACCAATTGCCGCCGGGAAGCGAACGCGACCGCATCGACCAGCTCAGCCGCCACTATGACCCGGACAAGCCACGCTACTTTGTGGAAAAGCTCGCCGAAGGCGTGGGACGGATCGCCGCCGCTTTCTACCCCCGCGAAGTCATCGTCCGTCTGTCGGATTTCAAAAGCAACGAGTACGCCCACCTCCTCGGCGGCCACCATTTCGAACCGCAGGAGGAAAACCCCATGCTCGGCTTCCGCGGGGCCTCCCGCTACTACGATCCCCGCTATCGGGATGGCTTTCTGCTGGAATGCCAGGCCATGCGGCAGGTGCGGGACGAGATGGGCTTGAAAAACGTCCACCTCATGATTCCCTTCTGCCGCACGCCGGAGGAAGGCCGCAAGGTGATCGAGGTCATGGCCCAAGCCGGCCTCGTCCGCGGCGCCGAGGGGCTGAAGGTGTACGTCATGGGCGAAATCCCCACCAACGTGCTGCGGGCCGCCGAGTTCGCCGAGGTCTTCGACGGCTTCTCCATTGGCTCGAACGACCTGACGCAACTGACCCTGGGACTGGACCGCGACTCGGAGCTGGTCGCCCACCTGTTCGACGAGCGCGATCCGGCGGTGCAGTGGCTGATCGCCGAGTTGATCCGCCAGGCCCATCAGCGGGGCCGACCCGTGGGCATCTGCGGCCAAGCGCCGAGCGACTATCCGGAGATGGTCCGCTTCCTGGTCGCCTCCGGCATCGACAGCATCTCGCTCAACCCCGACGCCGTGCTCAAGACCCTGCCCGTCATCCTGGCGGCGGAGCAAGAGCAGGAGTCCATCGCCAAAGACGCTCAGGCAGCCGGGTAGAAGAAGGAATCTTGACCCTCTCTGCCCCAGGCCAGGGGGAAACTTGACGCTTCTGGCTGGTCGTCGTGGCGGAAGCAGGGAAAAAACAACCTCTCCGGCGGCACTGAGCCGGCGCTTCGGGGGGAAAATCCAGGGATGAATCACCGCGTCGGGAAGGGAGCAAAGGACTCAAGCGGGGGGAGTGCCCCGGCGGGGTCACTTTTTCGCAGCTTGTTGGGCCTTGCGGATGGCACGCATGCGGGCGGCTTCCTTGCGGCGGCGCACTTCGCAGGGCTTCTCGTAATATTCGTGAGCTTTCAACTCCCGCTTCATGCCGCTGCGCTCGATCAGCTTTTTGAACCGCCGCAGAGCAGCACTGATCGGTTCTTTGTCATGCACGCGCATCTTCAGACCCATACACGCTCCTCCTTTCCTTCACGTGGACAGACTAGCATACCAAAGACCCAGAGAAACAGGGACACAGCAGCACCGTCCTTCCCTCTCTGCCACCGCAGCAGATGTACAAGGAAGGATTGTGCCGCTTCCTGCGCTTGTGCCTAGTTTTCGGCTCGGTCGCAGCATTTCTATTATATCGTCTCGCCGGAAGGGGGAACATGACGGCGAACCCTTTGACCGCATTCTCCCCCGCTAGTGCGGACCTCATACGAGGGGACCCAACGCTGGTGCGGACCCCAGGCGAGGGGACCCTATACGAGGGCGGGCCATCGTCTCAACCTGCCGCCGGTCCCTCGATCTCGATGCTGCCGGAAGCTATAGTCTAGTGTTTTCGCGTCCCGCGGCGAGTATTTCCTGCGTGGTGGGGGGCGCACTTGGAAGAGTCAGCACCGTTGCGCCGGCGGAAGAAAACCCTCCACCGGTCGGGAATGTGCCGCCCGTGAGAGGTTGCCGGAGAGGGGGCGAAGGGAGAATTACGCCATGCCCAATTCCCGCTTGAGCGAGCTGTACCAGTCGCTGAACCAGCCGCGCTTGACCTGGGTCTGCCCGGTATCCTCCATGACCGTGATGACCATGCGCTGGAGTTCGCGTTCGTTTTTGCGCCCTTTGACGGCATTTTTGGCGGTGTTGACGATCATGTCGAACTCTTTGCGATCGATGCGCCCATCGTCTCCCATAGCGGCCTGGAGCTGGTCCTTGATCTGCTGAATGAGGCGGCTTTCGAGGATGTAGTCGTTCTCATCGCAGACTTGGGCCAAGGCGGCGCGGGCGGAGTCGATGTTCACACCCATTTGGATCGCCGTTTGCAGGATTTCCTTCTCCTCGTTGCGGTCGATGTACTTGTCGTCGTAAGCCCGCAACTTAATTTCGTTGACGAAGCGGCGTTTGACTTCTTCCATCGAGGCCATAGTCGTTACTCCTCTGTGGCAGTTGGGACGATGCCCAGAGCAATTACCCTCACCCTCGTGTCCCCGCGACCGAGGGAGGAAGCTCCTCTAGGTAGGTCATTCGCTCCCGGCGGCGAAACATTTACCTAACTCGATGATAAAGGCTCTGCGGGAGCTGTCAACAAAAGTTGCAGCATCTTTCTGAACGGGGGGAAGCCAAGACAGCCGAGGATGCGGAAGAATCCGACATCCAAGCCGTCGCATGCGGAAGGTATTGGCATCCACATCCTGTCGTATGCGGAAGGGTCCGACATCCAGGCCGCCGCATGCGGGAGGTTCCGGCATTCATCCCATCGGGTTGGAGAGAATCTGCGGTTTGGAGAAACTCTACGGGAAGCGACGGTTGTTCTGTCCGGAGGTTTTTCTGTCTTGGGGGCAGACTGGTTTTAGCCCTTTTGCTCGGTTTCAGCCCTTTTCATACGGCGAGATGGGACGGAAGGCCATTTGCTGGGCATCCAGGCCGCCATCCACAACGACGATGGTGCCGGTGGCATAGGCGGCCTTGTCCGAGGCCAGAAAGACATACCACCAGGCGACATCCTCCACGGAGGCGATGCGGCGCAGGGGAATCTGTTCCATGACGGCGTGGCGTTCGCTGGGGGTGGATTTGAGGCCGAAATCGGTCAGCGGCGTCTCGACCAAGCCCGGCGCGACGGCGGCGGTGGTGATGCCGAAGGGAGCCAATTCGACCGCTAGTTGCCGACAGAGAGCATTGATGGCCCCCTTGCTGGCGTCGTAGAGGGTATGCTGGGGTTCGCTGCGGCTGGCGTTGAGCGAGGAGCTGAAGAGGATGCGCCCCGGACGCTTCTCCGCTTTGAGCCGGCGGACAAACTCGCGAGACAGGGCGATCGCCGACCAGACGTTCAGGCCGAAGATGAAGTCAAAATCCCGGCGGGTGAGCTGTTCCAGCGGCGGCTCTTTGTACGTGCCCACGTTGTTGACCAAAACGTCCAGGCCGGCGAAGGCCTGCCAGGCTTCCGCCAGCAGGCGCTCCGGTTCCCCCTCCTGAAGCAGATCGGCCTGGATGTAGCGGGTGTGTTCGTAGTCGCTGAGGATGCGTTGGACTTCGGGGCAGTGGGGCAGGGGTTTTTCCGAAGTCAGGACGACCTTGGCTCCGCTAGCCGCAAAAGCGCGGGCCACCCCCAGGCCGATCCCTTGACTGCTCCCCGTGACTAACGCCGCTTTGCCGCTGAGCATGCCAACACCTCCCCCGAAGACCGCGGCGAAACCCCCACTCTCGGCGGAAGCCCCCCCTGTCGGCGGCGGAAAAACTCGCCTTGCTGTGGAATCCCCGCTATCGGCGGCGGAAATCCCACCTTTGGCGGAAACTCCGTTGCTGGCGGCGGGAGAATATCGACCCGGATCGCCTCCCGGAATCGCCTTGCCAAACGGGAGTCCTGCGGTTGCGCCGCTTTTGGCCAATATAGTAAGCCCTAGGGTGCAGGCCGTCAGCACGGAATCCTCCCGAATGTCGGCACGGAAGCGCTTGGATGGGCAGTAGGGGGCAGTTCGGTACCAAGCAGAGGCGGAGAGAAATGAGCACGGGCGGTGCGGTTCAGCGCTGGGTGGCGCAAGTTTGGCAGCGGCCGGCGAGTGAACAAGACGCGTTTTTGCCGGAGGGGCCGCGCTTCTTCCGCTGGCACGGGAGGGAGGCCGTCATCTGGGTCAACATCCAGACAGGCCGCGAGGCAGATCGGGGGCGGCTGATGGTGGCGGCGACGGAGGCGGAGGGACCCGTGGAGGTGCTCAGCTTCGACTGCCCGGGCCGGCCCGGCTTCGTCCTGCCTACCGATCGGGACGGGGTGGTCCTGGTCGGTCTCGATCATTGTCTCTGCCTGTTCGACTTGGAGAAAAGGCTGTGGTCCTCCCCGTTGGTCCATCTGCCGCGGCCGCATCCCCGCACGACGATCAATGACGGCGAGGTGACACCGGATGGCCGGGCCATCGTCTTCGGCACCAAGGACCTGCTCTTCCGGGAACCGCTGGGGTGCTTGTATCTGTACGACGTACCGCAGCGCCGCCTCCATGTTCTGGCCGAAGGACAAACCTGTTCCAACGGCAAGGTCATACGCCAGGAAGCGGAAGGCTGGATGCTCTACGACATCGACACCCCGACGCGCCAGGTGCGCCGCTACCGGCTAGACATCGCCGGCGGCCGAGCGCAGTTCCTGGACGTGGCCCTCGATTTGCACGGGTGGGAAGAATTCCCCGATGGGATGTGTGCGGCGGATGAGCAGTCCGTGATCATCGCTTTCTATCATCCGGGGGACCGGGACGTAGGCCGGGCGGTGCGCTTCGACTTGGAGAGCCGAGAAGCGGTGGAGGAGTGGGAGGTGCCGTTTTCCCCACGGGTGACCTGCCCGCTGCTGCTGCCCCCGTCTTCACCGCCGGGCCGTGAGCGGGCACGGCTGATCCTCACGACGGCGGATGAGGGCATGCCCCCGGAGGTCCGCCAGCGTAATCCGAACGCCGGGTGCCTGTTCCAGGCGCCGACGAGTTTGCCCACCGCGCCGGAACCCGCCGTCGTGCGCCTGGGGGAGGGGTAGGGGAGCAGGTCCGAACATCAGGAAGAAAGCAGGTGAACGACGAAAGGAACGAGCGAAAGGACCGAGCGAAGGGTTCTATCCAGTGGGGTGGTCATGAGTGAGAGCAAAGGATGGTGGCAAGCCGGGGCCGTGGGGGGGCTTTGCGGGGCCGTGCTGGCGTTGGGGGTGAGTCGCTGGCTGCCTCCGGCAGTTCCGCCGCAGTCTCCGACACCGGCGCCCCAAGCCGCGGAGACCCTCGTGGATGAGGGAGCCAAGCAGTTTGTCGAACGCTGCCTGTCCCACATCAAAAATCACCGCCTGGAAGAGTTCGCCCAGGAGGCCAAGCAAAGCCGAGCGGTGGTCGCCGAGGAGGACTTGAAGAAGTTCCTGGAGCGGCTGCAACGGGACCGGGAATTGTCCCTGCGGAGTTTTGGCCCGCCGTTGGGCGAATACGAATTGTTGCGGGTGACGGCGCCCAGTCCTTCGCTGGTCCGCTTCATCTATTTGGAACGGTTCGAGCGCGGGGCCGTCTGGTGGGTCTTCGTCCTCTACCGCACGCCGGAACGCTGGCAGATGGCCTGGGTGGATTGGGGGGCCAACCTCGCCATCCTGTTTGCCGGTCTGTCCTGAGCGCGCCTCTCCCGGCATCCCGTGCTTTTCACCTCCCGATGGTGGATCTTCGGGGAACCATTCTTTGGGGAAGAAACGGCTGGCGGAGTTGGGGAAGCGGCTTTTTCCCAGAAAACAGGGGTGCTGCCACGGTTTGTGTCAGCTTTCTCCAGTCCGGTCCTGGCGGTGATCTCCGAAGGTGATCTAGAGGAAGTGCGACAGTCCGACAGTGCGGCAGTCGGAGACGTACTGACCATCCACCGTCACGAGGCGGTCCGTTGAGCGGAGAAGGCAGCGGGAATGGGGGCCGGCGCTTCGCGCGGGGGCCGTTGGGCGGTGGCCAGGAGGCATTCCGCCTTGCCGGCGACGTAGCAGAGCCAAGCGGCGACATCGGCGGCGGGCTTCCACTGGAGCAGGCGGAGGTACCAGCGCGGCCCGCACCGGGCGATCCGCCGCTGCGCACTGGAGCGGAGCCAATCGACGTGGACCACGCCGCGAACGCTGTGGACCCAAAACTGCTCGGCGGTCAGCATCGCCGTCAGAGTTTCCGGGGTGAAGTGGGTCAAATGGCGGGGCAGGTCCAAGCCGAACCAATCTTGCTGGAACCAGCGGGCCGGCCAGGAGGCGAAGTTGGGCACGGCGACGATCAGGTAGCCGCCGGGAACGAGGAGTTCCCAAGCGCGGCGGAGAATGAGGCGCGGCTGGTGGACGTGTTCCAGGGCCTGCCACATCGTGA
This genomic interval from Thermogemmata fonticola contains the following:
- a CDS encoding SMP-30/gluconolactonase/LRE family protein translates to MSTGGAVQRWVAQVWQRPASEQDAFLPEGPRFFRWHGREAVIWVNIQTGREADRGRLMVAATEAEGPVEVLSFDCPGRPGFVLPTDRDGVVLVGLDHCLCLFDLEKRLWSSPLVHLPRPHPRTTINDGEVTPDGRAIVFGTKDLLFREPLGCLYLYDVPQRRLHVLAEGQTCSNGKVIRQEAEGWMLYDIDTPTRQVRRYRLDIAGGRAQFLDVALDLHGWEEFPDGMCAADEQSVIIAFYHPGDRDVGRAVRFDLESREAVEEWEVPFSPRVTCPLLLPPSSPPGRERARLILTTADEGMPPEVRQRNPNAGCLFQAPTSLPTAPEPAVVRLGEG
- the ppsA gene encoding phosphoenolpyruvate synthase; protein product: MASRWIRWFRELSLSDVGLVGGKNASLGELYRELTPVGVRVPNGFAVTAEAYRHFLRVHQLEEVIQRELAGLDTRHLEELAERGRRIREAILSRPLPPELAGEIVEAYRSLCQEAGAEIEVAVRSSATAEDLPTASFAGQQESYLNIRGERGVLEAVQRCMASLFTDRAISYRVDRGFEHMAVALSVGVQRMVRSDLACAGVLFTLDTESGFTDVVLIHSAWGLGESVVKGRVDPDEYMVFKPTLRAGFRPILKRSIGAKQERLIYRRGGGTKAVPTPPEERERLTLQDEEVLTLARWGCLIEEHYSRRQGHWVGMDLEWAKDGRSGELFIVQARPETVHTRRPHLQREVYHLEQKGRLLLQGRSVGEKIGAGTVRVIRDVHELSQFQPGEVLVADMTDPDWEPTMKMAAAIVTNRGGRTCHAAIVSREIGVPCVVGTGTATQQLRTGQEVTVSCAEGEVGKVYDGRLAFRKEMLDLQTLPQPKTRVLVNIGDPDQALALSFLPVQGVGLARIEFIISSAIQVHPLALTRFDQLPPGSERDRIDQLSRHYDPDKPRYFVEKLAEGVGRIAAAFYPREVIVRLSDFKSNEYAHLLGGHHFEPQEENPMLGFRGASRYYDPRYRDGFLLECQAMRQVRDEMGLKNVHLMIPFCRTPEEGRKVIEVMAQAGLVRGAEGLKVYVMGEIPTNVLRAAEFAEVFDGFSIGSNDLTQLTLGLDRDSELVAHLFDERDPAVQWLIAELIRQAHQRGRPVGICGQAPSDYPEMVRFLVASGIDSISLNPDAVLKTLPVILAAEQEQESIAKDAQAAG
- a CDS encoding SDR family NAD(P)-dependent oxidoreductase, whose amino-acid sequence is MLSGKAALVTGSSQGIGLGVARAFAASGAKVVLTSEKPLPHCPEVQRILSDYEHTRYIQADLLQEGEPERLLAEAWQAFAGLDVLVNNVGTYKEPPLEQLTRRDFDFIFGLNVWSAIALSREFVRRLKAEKRPGRILFSSSLNASRSEPQHTLYDASKGAINALCRQLAVELAPFGITTAAVAPGLVETPLTDFGLKSTPSERHAVMEQIPLRRIASVEDVAWWYVFLASDKAAYATGTIVVVDGGLDAQQMAFRPISPYEKG
- the rpsU gene encoding 30S ribosomal protein S21 translates to MGLKMRVHDKEPISAALRRFKKLIERSGMKRELKAHEYYEKPCEVRRRKEAARMRAIRKAQQAAKK